One Nitrosopumilus sp. DNA segment encodes these proteins:
- a CDS encoding inositol-3-phosphate synthase: MAGRIKVGLVGIGNCFSGLIQGIEYYRKNPDQEVTGIIHDKLAGYGIHDIDFVCGFDVGENKVGKPLHEAIYAFPNMVDWIPKDELPKTDAKIYESPILDGVGLWVENRIKPIENPKSVEQITEEVKRVIKDTGVEIIVSYLPVGSDKVTEYWAQICLDTNTAFVNCIPSFIASDETWAKKFAEKNIPCIGDDIKGQVGATIVHRTLAKLCNDRGTKIEKTYQINVGGNTDFLNMKEQDRLVSKKISKTESVQSQLNERLDDDQIYVGPSDFIPFLGNTKLMFMRIEGRQWANIPYNMEVRLEVDDKANSAGIVIDAIRLAKIALDRGVGGPIKPASAYLMKHPIEQTSDVKAKAECEKFVAGD; the protein is encoded by the coding sequence ATGGCAGGTAGAATTAAGGTAGGTTTAGTAGGGATTGGTAATTGTTTTTCAGGATTAATTCAAGGAATTGAATACTATAGAAAAAATCCTGATCAAGAAGTTACTGGAATTATTCATGATAAATTAGCTGGTTATGGTATTCATGATATTGATTTTGTTTGTGGGTTTGATGTTGGCGAAAATAAAGTTGGCAAACCCCTTCATGAAGCAATCTATGCATTCCCAAACATGGTTGACTGGATTCCAAAAGATGAATTACCAAAAACTGATGCCAAAATTTACGAAAGCCCAATTTTAGATGGAGTTGGTTTATGGGTAGAAAATAGAATTAAACCAATCGAAAATCCAAAATCTGTCGAACAAATTACTGAAGAAGTTAAACGAGTCATCAAAGATACTGGTGTTGAAATTATTGTTTCTTATTTACCTGTAGGTTCTGATAAGGTGACTGAATATTGGGCACAAATTTGTCTTGATACCAATACTGCATTTGTTAATTGTATTCCATCATTTATTGCATCTGATGAAACTTGGGCAAAGAAGTTTGCAGAAAAAAATATTCCATGTATCGGTGATGATATCAAAGGACAAGTTGGTGCAACTATTGTTCATAGAACTCTGGCCAAATTATGTAATGACAGGGGTACTAAAATTGAAAAAACATATCAAATCAATGTAGGCGGCAACACTGATTTCTTAAATATGAAAGAACAAGATAGACTTGTTTCAAAGAAAATTTCTAAAACCGAAAGTGTACAAAGTCAACTAAATGAAAGATTAGATGATGATCAAATTTACGTTGGTCCTTCAGACTTCATTCCTTTCTTAGGTAATACAAAACTCATGTTTATGAGAATTGAAGGACGTCAATGGGCAAATATTCCTTACAATATGGAAGTTCGCCTAGAAGTTGATGACAAAGCAAATTCTGCAGGAATTGTAATTGATGCAATTCGATTAGCAAAAATTGCTCTTGATCGGGGCGTTGGTGGTCCTATCAAACCTGCAAGCGCATATTTGATGAAACATCCTATTGAACAAACATCTGATGTTAAAGCAAAAGCTGAATGTGAAAAATTCGTTGCTGGTGACTAG
- a CDS encoding carbon-nitrogen hydrolase family protein: protein MVKLGLIQTTPQSTNEKGIECASKILKKLGKRDTDIVCLPEQWLKNNEINDFDSEFSEFKKIAKEFSMTIIPGAFYETTKTGTSIVSPIIGSNGDFVGKQEKIHPFDYEKNNVKPGKEAKIFQTACKFGIVICYDMVFPNVANTLVKKGAQVLFSPSRIVKRGIEPWKMYVQVRSLENRIPILAANVESQKYGGNSLMIDLVENNKVVTTKVTKLKGEYGLNKEFDLTKYEKNRKIRFSDSNNFQ, encoded by the coding sequence ATGGTAAAGCTAGGATTGATCCAAACTACACCACAAAGTACAAATGAAAAAGGAATAGAGTGTGCATCAAAAATTCTAAAAAAATTAGGCAAGAGAGACACAGACATCGTATGTTTGCCAGAACAATGGCTGAAAAATAATGAGATAAATGACTTTGATTCTGAGTTTTCAGAATTTAAGAAAATAGCAAAAGAGTTCTCTATGACCATCATTCCAGGCGCATTTTATGAAACCACAAAAACTGGAACGTCAATTGTATCTCCAATAATAGGCTCAAACGGGGATTTTGTAGGAAAACAGGAAAAAATACATCCTTTTGACTATGAAAAAAACAATGTCAAACCTGGGAAAGAGGCCAAAATCTTCCAAACAGCATGCAAATTTGGGATAGTGATTTGTTATGATATGGTGTTTCCCAATGTAGCCAACACATTAGTAAAAAAAGGGGCTCAAGTGTTATTCTCACCAAGTAGAATAGTCAAAAGAGGCATTGAGCCTTGGAAGATGTATGTTCAGGTAAGATCTTTAGAAAACAGAATTCCAATTTTAGCTGCTAATGTAGAGAGCCAAAAATATGGAGGAAATAGTCTCATGATAGATCTAGTTGAAAATAATAAAGTTGTAACAACTAAAGTGACTAAATTAAAAGGAGAATATGGATTGAATAAAGAATTTGATTTAACAAAATATGAAAAGAACAGAAAAATAAGATTCTCAGATTCAAATAATTTTCAGTGA